GATTTGCACCTCGTGACTCACCGCGCCGATTTTCTGAACTACGCACGCGAAGTCGTTGCCGGGTTCGAAACCACTGCGACCCGAACCACCGACGGCGCCGTCGTGCCACATCCGCCTGCGCTGGAGGTGTGGGTGGATGTCGCCTACTTCACGGCGCCGGCGATGGCAGCAGTAGCGCGTTTGCTGAAAGACGATGACCTCCTCGAGCGAGCACTCGACCAACTCCTCGTGCATCATAAGTACTTGGTCGATCTCCGCACCGGACTCTGCTGGCATGTCGCGTACCCGGACAAAGGAACCCATTCGCAATGCCTGTGGGCGCGCGGCAATAGCTGGTTTGCGATCGCGGCGGCCCAGGTGATTGGTGTGCTAGGTTCGCAGGCCCGTGAGGCGCGCTTCGAATCGAAGGTTGCCAGCCTAGAGGCGGCGCTGGCGCGCCAACTCAACGCGGTTGTGGGACTGCAAGATGAATCGGGACTGTGGCATACGGTTATCGATCGCAAGGATTCGTACCTGGAAAGCTCCGCGGCCGCCGGATTTGCGCTCGCGCTGGGCCGCACACTCGCGCACCGGATCCCAGGACTGAATCGGGAAAGTGCGAGTGCCGCGTACGAGCGAGCGATCGCCGTGATCTGCAGCAAAGTCAACGAACGAGGAGACTTTGTGGGAGTGTCGCAGCAAACGCCGCCGGGCGATTTCGCGTTCTACAATTCGATCCAAGTAGGTACCGCACCGTTTGGCGCCGGGATTTGCATGATAGCGTTGTCGGAGAAGATCCGCCGTAGCCGCTAAACTGGGAGAATAGTCGTGGCGAACAAAAAAGTGGTGGTATTGCCAGGGGACGACGCCGCACCGGAGGCAATGGCGGCGACTATGGACGTGTTACATGCACTCGAGCTGCCGATCGATTTTATCGAGTTTCCGCCTGGCGAAAAGTGGGTGCGCGGCGAGACCGACAAGCGGGCGCGTGAAGCGATCGACGCCTCCGACACCACCTTGTTCGGCTCAACCTCGGGGAAGACCACTTCGATAATGTATTTGCGCTGGGGCAAACAAACCTACGCCAACGTGCGGCCGGCGAAGTGGTCGCCGGGATATCGCAGTCCCATGGCACATCCCGAGGGAATCGATTTCGTGATCGTGCGCGAGAACCTCGAGGACCTTTACCTGGGGCTGGAGGGACCGCTGCACGAACTTGCGCCGCTGAAACTACACAGCCGCATCCTGCGCGGCCCGCTCGATACCTCCGAGCGTGGCATTTACGCTGTCAAAGTCATCACCGAGCGCAACACCCGGCGAGTAGCAGACTTCGCCTGCCAACTCGCGCTCAAGCGCAAACGAGCCGGTGGCAGGGGCAAGCTGACCTGCACATCGAAATACAATATGCTGCGCGATGCCGACGGGTTTTTCCGGCAGATCGTCGAGGAGACCGCGGCCAAGTACCCGGACATAAAGTACGAGCAGTTTATCGTCGATGACTTCGCGCGCCGCATCGTGGCGAGCCCACAGGAGCTAGACGTGGTGGTCATGCCGAATCTGTATGGGGATATCCTTTCCGACGCCGCGGCCGGCACGATCGGCGGACTCGGGCTGGCGCCGAGCGGCTGCTTTGGCGACGGCTACGCGTACTTCGAGTCGGTGCATGGAACTGCGCCAGACATCATGGGCAGAGGCATCATCAATCCGACCGCCACGATGCTTTCCGCAGCCATGATGCTCGACTATCTGGGATTGACCAGCGCCGCCAATCGATTCGAGGATGCAGTGCGCAAGGTTTACGCAGCCGGACGGAGTCTGACGGTCGATCAGGGGGGCAGTACCAAGACCTCGGAGTTCGCGCGCGCCGTGATCGCAAATCTCTAGGATTGTTTGGTAGGGGAGTTCGCGGCCGCTGCGGGGGAGTCGACACTCTCGGGCTCGCGGCGCGCCCACCAGAAGATGTCGCAAAGCGCACCGCAGGCGGGCCAAACGAAGCGGGGGCCCTCACTCGGAATCTGCTCGTCGGATGTCAGTTCCACCGTCGCGAACCTACAGCATTCGGCGGGAGAAGGGGAGCCCAGAGAGGGAGGGAAAAAGAACCTCGGCGATCTACCGGCCGGACCCCCACCCGATGGCAAGATCCACTTCGCAGCGCTCAGCCGGGCACGTTGTTTCCCAAAAACTCGCCCTGACGAGCGAGGTGTCGACGCAGCCATCCCTTCACCACCTTGCTTAGGGCGGCGTCGAGTTTGCCGAGTGCGAGGGCGGTTACAAATGCCGAAAGGGTGGCTTCCATTTCGCGACGCTCCAGCGCGGCCGATGCTTTCACGCCGCGCAGAAGGATCTTCTTTAGATCGCCGTTCCACCGCTTGAGGTGGCTTTTCTCAAGACGCTTCAAGGCTCTGATGGTGAGGCGCAGGTCCCTGACTTCGCCCTCATTGTAGTGGCGTTCCCTTTCTACAGAGTCGGCGGCATGCAGGAGCATCCCGATCACGGACATCGCCTGCCCCTGCGCGTAAGGTGAAGTTAATTCCGGGATCAGCGTTTGCAGAACTGTGCCTTGCAGGCCGGTCAGCAATTCCTTGAGGGTTGGCCGCAGCATCGCTAGGCAAGCCTTAGTTGCGCCGCGATATCCTGGAACAGCGCCGGCAGCAGGACCTTCAAGACCGGCATCACCGAATCGGTGGTGCGGCCCTCGATGAAGTCGCGGATTCCCGTAAGGCAGATAACCGCCATCTTCGCGTTCCCCAGTACCTGATAGAAGCGCAGCCGCGCGCGATCAATGGGATGTCCCGATTTTTGTTCGTACAAGCGGTAAAACGCCTCGCGCTCCATCAGCCCGGCGGCAAATTCCTGGCGGCCCCAGAACATCATGGTGGCCCACGCGAGATCTTCGATGGGATCGCCGAGATGAGTCATCTCCCAATCGAGCATCGCGATGAGACCTTCGTCATCGTAAAGATAGTTACCCGAGCGAAAGTCGCCGTGGACCAGGGTTATGCGGTCGGCCACCACCGGATTTGCCGCCAGCCACGCGAAGGCCGCATCGAGCAACGGGTAGTGCTCGCCCATACGGTCGCGATGGTAGATTTCGGTCCAATGTGTGGTCTGCACGCGCGCCGGTTCTGCGAGATCTCGGGGTTCGCCAAGAAACTCCAATCCCAGCACGCGGTAATCGAGCGATTGGATGCGGACCAGCTCGTCCAGAAACTGATGTGCGATTTTTTCGCGGAGTTGCGCGGGTTCGCTAGCGGGGACGGCGCCGTTTGAAGTGCGCCCCGCCGCGCGGTGCATAACGAAGAAGGGCCGGTCCATGACCGAGTGATCCAGTTCGAGGAACAATGCTTCGGGCACCCGCAGCCCGGCGCGGTGCATCGCTTCGATCACTCGAAACTCGCGCTCGCGTTCTGACTTGAGCAGCCCCCCGGTGGGGTCGCGGCGTCCGATGAGCGGGCGCCTGCGAGTCTCGCCGCGCTCTTGCCACTCGAGGTCAAAGGAATAGGTTTCGCGCGAGGATCCGCCCGAGATGCGCCGTAATCCGAGAACCTGGAGATTCTCCGCGTCCGGCATTCGACGCCCCAAAAATTCGGTCAATCGTTCTCGGTCCATTGGTTCGGTTCCGAGTGGGTGGGGCGGGGTCAGGGCGTGGGCGCTGCCTTTGGTATGGTCAGCGTGTTAGGGGAAGCCCCGGCCGCGGCAGCATTCATTTGCGCAACCTGGGCGCGAACTTGCGATGCTTGCGCCGTTTGTCCGTGAGCATCGAGCTGGCGCTCGACCGCATCGGCGTCCTCTAGAAATTGATCTGTTTGTGCGCGTCCGGCCGGACTGGAGGTCGACAACACGCTGGTCGCCGCCATCGTCTGCCGGAAAATGTCCATGAGCTGATTTTGCAAGACCGACGCGCCCGGGGAGGGGGCGGCCTGTGGCGGCGCGTAGCGATTGATAAACTGCGCATAGCTGTTACCGATAGCCTCCGGGCCTAGGATGGTGGTGAGCATCTGCGTCTGGTTGTCGTTCGAGGCGCCGTAAAGCAGTGCGCCGTCAGCTGCTTTGGAGCTCTCAGCGCTGGGTGTGAACAGCTCAAGTGACGGAGTGGCGCCGCCGCCCTGCAGGACCAGGATCGAGTCGACGTACACAGCACTTGCGTATTCGGGATCGATCTGCACCGAAACCTGCGTGCCACCGCTGCCGGCGGCGGAGATTGTCGTGACCGCCCCAATTTGGGTGCCACCATGTCGCACCGGATCGCCGGGCCCGAGCCCATCGGGCTGACTGAACGCGGCACTGTAATACTTTGGACTGGAGGCGCAGCCCATGAGGGCCGCAGCCAGCAGGAGAGAGCGAACAATCCTGACGTTCCACTCCCCGCGATGACGGCTCATCCTACGCAAATGCCGGCATGACTTCGCCCGCGAACAACTCGAGGGTCGGTGGTGGCGCGAAGTCACTAAAGAAGATGGTAAATGTGGTGATGCCCTGCGTCATGCGTTTTTTCAACTCTTCGATGAGCTGCTTGGGGGTGCCTTTGATGCCGGTGATGGAGAACGGCTTGAGCCCTTGCGCCATTTTCCATTTTTGCGCTACCTCGTCTTCGGTTTTGCCGATACAGACCAGGAGTTGCTCGGAGATGTCGATGGTGTTGATGTCGCGGCCGATATCCTTGCAGTGCTGCTTGAGCACGTTGAACTTCTGCTCGAAGCTCTGGTAGCCCGCGGGGCAATTCCAGCGGTCGGCATATTTCGCGACCAGTTTGAGCATTACCTTCTCGCCGCTGCCACCGATGGTGATCGGCGGATGGGGTTTCTGCACCCCCTTGGGATTGTTGATCGCGTCGGCGACCGTGTAGTAGCGCCCTTTGAAGTTTGCGCGCTTCTCGGTGAGCATCTGCTTGAGGATTTCGAGTCCCTCTGCAAGCTGCTTTAGCCGCTCGGGCATCGACGGGAACTGGTAACCGTACGCTTTGTATTCCTCGGCCATCCATCCGGCGCCCATGCCGATTTCGAGGCGCCCGCCTGAGATCTGATCGATGGTGCAGAGCGACTTAGCGAGCAGGGCGGGGTTGCGATACGAATTGCAGATCACCAGCGTGCCGATGCGAATCGCTTCGGTCGCGGCCGCCAGCCCGCTCATCGCGGTAAGGCATTCCACGTGGTCGAGATCCGGCATTTGCCCGGTCCACATGTGATCCACCAGCCAGATGGAATGAAAACCGAGCTTCTCGCACAGTTTGGTGCGATCGAGAAGCGCTTTCCAGTTGAGACCGGCCTGCGGCGAGAACAAAGCGAATTGCGCCTTTTTGCTCATTCAAAGACTCCTGTTGGTTGGATGGCGAATGCGTTGGAAATTGTTTGGCATGGGCGACCGCGGGGGGTCAACCAGTCATGTCCCGCCGCGGGCTAGATGCTATAAGAGCGCGACGCTGCGTTTCCAAGCGGGTGGTGAGAAGGACCGAAATGAAGGCTGAACCGGTACGAGTTCGGGTCGGAGTGACAATTCTGGCGCTGCTGCTGGCGCTCTCGGCGGCGGTTTCCGGCGCGCGGGGCGAAGTTGAAAACGGATTCCACTCCGCGAGCGGGCCGGTTGAGGTACCGGGCGTTCCGGGAATTTACCAATGGCGCTTCGAGTCCTCGGTTGGTCCTTCCCCGTATGACCGGATTGCGCTGCATCGCTTCGCGCAGGGGGCAAGCGCGCGGCAGCGTCACGACCTTACGGTCCTCTATTTGCCGGGGACCAACATGAACGGCGAAATCGCCCTCTACGATCCGCGCTATTCATTCCCGGTCTACCTGGCCACCCGCGGGGTAGACGTATGGGCGCTCGACTATCGGACTCACTTTGTCGCGTCCACCGCGACACCGGGGGAAATCAGTGACTTGTTCAAGCGATGGACCAACGAGGAGTTCGCATCGGACATCACCGCGGCGGCGAGCTTTATCCTCAAGCAGACCGGCTCGCAGAAGATCTTCGTGGCGGGGTTTAGCCGCGGGGTGTCGTTCGCGTACCTGTTCACCGCCCTGCATCCCCAGCAGGTCGCCGGGATTATCGCATTGGACGGATTCATTCCGCGGCGCGCGTCTCAACCCCTGCCTGACGATCATGCGGTCGACGATCTGGCGGGAAAGAATCTCACCTGGGAGAAACGGCAATTCCTGATGGAGGCGGTGATCGCAAATCCCAACGGCCCCGCGCCGCTACCCAAATACCAGAGTGCGGCCGAGAACCTGGAGCACGTGGTCTACGATTCGAAGGATTTCGGAGGTAAAGGCGGATTGGCAAATCCGTTCGACGGCTATTCCAGTCCGGTGGTGCTGGCGCGGATGCTGGTCGGATACGATCGCTACTGGCCCGCGGTGCAGAACTATCAAAATCCGTTCACCCCGGAACTGCGTGACGCCCTGCAGGTCTCGAAAGTCCCGGTGATCGCGTTTGCCAGCACCAACATCGCGCCTGATTGGTCAACGTGGGTAGGCGAGTCTGCCCACGCAACCGGCAGTGATGACGTTACCTTCCAGGTCTTTCCGAAGTGGGGCCATCTTGATGTCTTGTGCGGTACACACGCGCAGGCGCAGGTGTTCGTCCCCATTGTGGCCTGGCTCAAGCGGCATCAGAAGTAGGGGGATACGAGGGAGGCTCGGGCGATCGGTTGGCGGCAGGCAGGATCAGCACGACCGCGAGCGCCCACATCCCGAGCGTCAAACCCGCGATCGTCCACCCCAGCGCGCTGCGACCGCGGCGGCTGGCGATGACCGCGATGAGCGGGGCGAGTGCTAGATTCACAACGATGGAGGTTGCCAGGATAGTGGCGGGCGGGAGCTGATAGCCCAGCAGAGCGAAGCCCGAGGTCACGCTCAAAATGGTCGCTGCTGTGCCCATCGTTTGCGTGGTTCCCCGTTCACCATATAGTAAAACCATCATGGCACGTGGCGACGTTGAGAGCATCATTGGCCGACTACGCAAGATGAGCGAAGAGGGCCTTAGCAATGTGTTCAACGAAGCGATGGGCAATCAACGTCTGCGCCGCGGGCTGGGGCGCGCGGGCGAGCAATTCATGCACAACAAGGCTTCGTTCGATCGCAACGTGGAGACGGTGCTTGATTTCGTGAATATTCCGTCCAAGAAAGACATCCGCGAGTTGAAGACGCGTCTCGATCATTTGAGCTCGCAGCTCCTGAATTTGAGCATCAAGCTGGATCGCGTGCTGGCCAAGGAGAAGCCCGCGCCGACCAAGCTCCGCGCAAAAAAATAGAGACCGACATCCGCATTCACATCTCATCCCCCGCGCCACCTGCGACCTCTCCTAAGAAGACTATCCCGCGGCGGGCCGAAGATTAGCGCCGATGACCCCCAGGTCGGCCACGCTCCTGGGCTCGTGATCCAGTTCGGGTGACAGCAGAAGCTGCGCCTGCGAAGGCATGACACTGGTGAGCGCCTCGAGCGAGCGAGTTTCGCGCTCTTTCAGGGCGGCCTGGTCGGCCAGGTTGCGTCTGAGTTTGCGCTTCAGCGCAGCGGAAAGTTTTGCGGCGGTGATTTCTTTTGCGTCCGGCAGAGCCGGCATTGCGCGGTTAACGACAATGGCGTTGACCTGAAGGCCGGCCTTCTGGAGTGCTTCCAGGAATTCTCGCGCTTGCGCGATGCGTCCGGTCTCGGGAGTGGTCACCAGCACTAGCGCCGTGTCGTCGGCACGCAGTATCGCGTCCGCCCGTTTGGCACGCTCGGCGAAGCCCTCGTACATTCCTTCGAATCCGTTCACGAACGCCTGCACGTCGGCGAGCAGGTTCAGGCCGGTAACTCGATCGAAGGCGGAGAGGACCGCGCGGGCCGCGAGGTCGACCAATCTGAATTGGCGCAGCAGACCCGCCGGGGCCCCGAGCAAGGTGACGGCGCGCGAGTTGAGCAGATCAAGCAAGCGACGCGGCGCATCGAGGAAGTCCAGGGCCTCAGACGCCGGCGGGGTGTCGAGCACCACCACGTCGGTGTCAGGTTGCGAGACAAGCTCGAGCAATTTTTCCATCGCCATGTAGTCGCCGACCCCGGCCAGCGCGCTGGACAGGTTGCGGTAGATGCGGTTGGAGAGGATCGCGTCGCGGGCGGCCGCCGACGGCGCATGCTCCCGCACGATCGAATCGAAAGTCTCTTTGGGATCGAGTTTGAGAGCCCGAAGTCGCGCGCGCCGGATGGCGCCGGCAGGCGCGGGGCGCAAGGCTTTCAAAGAAACGGTGCGAGGCTCGCTTGCGTTACCGTCAAGACCGAGAGCATCGAGCAAGCGCGGCGCCGGATCGACGGTCATCACGTCGACGGCGCGCCCCCGCGATGCGCCGCCCACCGCAAGCGCGGCGCTGACGGTGGTCTTGCCCACTCCGCCTGGTCCCAGGCATGCGATGAGGCGATACCGCTCGAAATCCAGCGCGCGCGATTTCATTGTGCGACCAGGCCGGCTGTGAGAGCGCGCGCAAGCGCGGAAATTTCTCGCATGCCGATCGCCGCTCGATAGAGCATCGGCAGCTCAAATGTTACGACCCCAGCCTGCTCCAGCTCCCTGCGGGCGGCAATTGCGGCCGCGCGCTCCGCGATGCGCTTGTGCGCGAGCTTGCGGTGTGCGTCGAGCGCACCGAGTCGCTCCAGCTCGTGTTCTTCGAACAGCGCACTGGTGGATCGATTCAAGATTGCCCCGGCCACTTCGATCCGACGCACGCTCTTGAGCGTCTCGGCAGTAGCAAGTGTCTCGCGCACCGACAGGTCCTCGGGGGTGACGGTTATGAGAACGGCGAAACGGTGGGGGTCGGTCAGGAACTCCTGCACGTCATCCGCCAGTCGGCTGAGGGTCCCGACTGGAGCGACGCCCTTGACGCCGCTGGCGACCGCGAGCAGTTCGAGCGCGGTGCCGGTGGCCGGAGCGTCGATGACCACGTATCGATCGTGGAGCGCGGCCTCGCCCGCCATCATCCGGAGTCGCTCCAGCAGCAGGAAAGCCTCGAGGCCGGGAAGTGCGGCCGTTACGTAGCCAAAAGTGCGGCTGCGCAGCATGCGTTTAGAGATTGCTGCCAGCGGCACAAGTCGTTTGATGAAAGAATTCAGTTCCGCCCGCTGACTCAGGGCCACCACTTCCAGCGATTCGGAAAGGCGCGCGGTCTGGTCGTCGCAAATGGCCGCTCCCAGCAGGGCAGCGGCGCCCAAATGACTGCTGAGATCGGCGAGGACCGCGGACCGTCGCTGCGAGAGCGCAACGGCGAGCGCCGCTGCCACGGTGCTCTTGCCCGTGCCGCCCTTGCCGGTAACGAAAAGAACCCGCGGCAGCTGCATCGCTCGACCTTAGCTACGCCAACTCGCTCAGAAAATGCGCGGCGAGTGCGCTAGGATTGACGCTGTGACTCGCAGCCAGGAGAAGGGGGCCGCCTTCGAAAGCATCGTCATCGCGATACCTCCCGCGCGGATTGTCGAATTCAAGGCGATCATCGAATCCTACGACAACCTGGCAACCTTGAGGACTGAAGACCCTCGCCGGCACCATCTCAGGCTCTACTTCGCATCCGATCAGAAGGACACGGTCAATCAACTAATCGAATCGCTTCGCGAACGCTTCGAAATTCGTCCCCTGGTCTAGCGTTCGATGTGCACCGCGAAATCCTTGCCTTCCCAGGTTCCGGTGTCGGTCCACAAAAAGGTGAATCGAATCGGCGCTTGCCACGACTCCGCGACTTCGATGTCGGCGTAACTGAGCCCGATGGGCGTGGGCGTAGCGCGGAGGTCCTGTCGATGCGCCCATTCGTCCCGCGTCCAATGCAGCATGAACGGCCGCTCACATTGGATGCGTAGTGTGGTCGGTACCTTTATCGCGGGGACCCTGCGGCGATGATATTTCCAAATCTCCATCGGGCGGCGTGCGCGCGGGGTGAGGTAGCGCTCCGCAACTTCTGAGATCAGGTCGAAGACCTGCCCGTCCGCGGCGGAGCGGAGCAATTTCACGTACTCGGCATGCGCCCACATCAGGGGAGTTGCGCTTCCGGTCTGCTCACCCTTGACGAGCAGGGCGCCGGGGATGTCCGATTGATCCCACACCTGCTCCGGGAGCAGGCGGGTCGGCGTGGCGAACAATTCCATCGCGCGAATATAAGGGAGCGGATCGCGTCCGGCTGCCAGCTCGTAGTGACCCCGTTCCCCGGTCAGCAACGGCCAAGGTCGCCCGCGGCCCCACCCAACGAACGGGCCGCCATCGTCTCGCTGTCCGTAACCGTCGTGGGTATAACGCCGCCAGCAGGGGCCCTGGGGCAGATCCGCCTTCAAGACCGAATCAACCACTTGCAGCGAACTCTCGATCAAGGGGTCAGCGGGCCGCCGCACGCCGTAGCGCGCGAGTTCGAGAAATCCAGGGTCGACAATTTCCGCGGTTCGAAACTGCCTCGGGGTACCCGGCGGCCGATTGCGAATCTCGACGGGAAAACGATCCGGGTCTTCGTTGGGATGGTCGTCGTTAGCATCGGCGGGAGTGATGCGGACGTAGTGCCGTTGGATTCCTGGAACCAGAAACCCCTGATTGGTCACCGTCCACTGCTCAACGTGGGACTCCAGAAAATCCGCATACTCCTCCAGGTACCGGGCGGTCAGCTCATCGTGACGTTCGCGCGCGTAGCAGGCGCCGCACACCAGCGCCGCGATATTACTGGCGAGGGTCGATGGAGAAAATCCGCTGTTCTCCTCCCAGCGCTCCTGCTGGGTGGCGGGTCCCTGGTGGATGAGGTACTTAGCGCCCGCCCGCACCATCGGATACGGATCGAAATCGAGCAGCGCACCGGCCTTGTGCAGGCGCCATGCCAACATCATCGGGAAGGCAACTTCATCGAGCTGGATCCCCTGCCAATAGGGATCGCCATTGATCCAGAAATTCTGCGAGAAGCCGCCATCCTCGTGCTGCGAACACGCCAGGTAGATCAGCGCCCGCACCGGGGTAGACAAGTCGCCCGACGCCAGCATTCCGGTGGCGCTGTTAACCATGTCGCGCGTCCATACCAGGTGGTATCCGCCCAGGTCTTCGTCACCCTTGGCTTCTCCCCAAGGAATACTCATGGAGGCGATGATTGCACCCGGGTAATTTTTGTCTTCATGCGCGATCAGCAAGTCGTGGCTACGGCTATGAAGTTGGCCGTTATCTTCCGACCATTGGCCCAACGGATGATGGTGGCGGCAGGCCCGATCCCACTGTTCGAGGAAACGGTCGCGATGTGACTCGAAACTGATGGCCAGCGACTGGAACAAGGTGGTGACGGCGCGATGCAAGGTGCGACCAAAGGCCAGACCGATGGTGAATTCGTGCCCGCGGCTCAAGTCGATTTCACCGGTGAGGGCGATATTGCCGTTGGAGGCGGACGCGAATTGGTAGTCGAGCTGGAAATTCTCTGACAGGTCCTGCCATCCGTCGGTGCGTCCCACATATCCGCACGATCTCCGTACGAAGGGCACGGTCGCGGCCAAGGCCAGCCAGTTGCCGTCACGATTGGCGGTCAGAAACTCGCGCCCCACGATGGAAGTGGAATTGCCGTTGTTGCCCCAACCTGCGACCCCCAGGTGCGGGGCCAGCAGCACGTACAGATGCAAGCGCGCGAGAAAGGCGGGGTCTCCTTCCAGCCGAACATGCATCAACACGGTCGGCTGGTGGGGGTCGCAGAGTATGTCCTTGACGATCAGATAGCGCGAGGCGGGATCGCGGTTGATGACCCGCACGGCGAGACCGTGCTCGGAAAGATACGCAGTGGTGGTCTCGAGGTCGCGCCGCTCTTCGTGGAAAAAACTGGTCCCGTCGCTGACCAGCAATTGCAAATCCCGGACCTGCGGCGAATCAGCGGTGGGAAAATAAATTTCGTTGAGAACCCCTTTTGAGCCAGTGAACCAAACGCGGCTGGTGGACGAGTATGCGGTCCCCACCACATCTTTCGCGCTGCGGGTCCATCGCGGTTCGATGCCGGGAGCGCCCGTGGCGCGGGGCGAATCGTGCAGGGTTGCCATGGCGGGTTCCTTTCCTGACGAATCAGGGGGCGACTGCTCAGGTGGCGCTCGGGCCGTCAACCGC
This genomic window from Candidatus Binataceae bacterium contains:
- a CDS encoding glycoside hydrolase family 15 protein encodes the protein MATLHDSPRATGAPGIEPRWTRSAKDVVGTAYSSTSRVWFTGSKGVLNEIYFPTADSPQVRDLQLLVSDGTSFFHEERRDLETTTAYLSEHGLAVRVINRDPASRYLIVKDILCDPHQPTVLMHVRLEGDPAFLARLHLYVLLAPHLGVAGWGNNGNSTSIVGREFLTANRDGNWLALAATVPFVRRSCGYVGRTDGWQDLSENFQLDYQFASASNGNIALTGEIDLSRGHEFTIGLAFGRTLHRAVTTLFQSLAISFESHRDRFLEQWDRACRHHHPLGQWSEDNGQLHSRSHDLLIAHEDKNYPGAIIASMSIPWGEAKGDEDLGGYHLVWTRDMVNSATGMLASGDLSTPVRALIYLACSQHEDGGFSQNFWINGDPYWQGIQLDEVAFPMMLAWRLHKAGALLDFDPYPMVRAGAKYLIHQGPATQQERWEENSGFSPSTLASNIAALVCGACYARERHDELTARYLEEYADFLESHVEQWTVTNQGFLVPGIQRHYVRITPADANDDHPNEDPDRFPVEIRNRPPGTPRQFRTAEIVDPGFLELARYGVRRPADPLIESSLQVVDSVLKADLPQGPCWRRYTHDGYGQRDDGGPFVGWGRGRPWPLLTGERGHYELAAGRDPLPYIRAMELFATPTRLLPEQVWDQSDIPGALLVKGEQTGSATPLMWAHAEYVKLLRSAADGQVFDLISEVAERYLTPRARRPMEIWKYHRRRVPAIKVPTTLRIQCERPFMLHWTRDEWAHRQDLRATPTPIGLSYADIEVAESWQAPIRFTFLWTDTGTWEGKDFAVHIER